In the Deinococcus fonticola genome, ATGCGCTTAATGGGCCTTAGTGCCCGCACCCGAATGTCCTCCGGCACGGTCACGCGTGGGGTCAGGGTGCGCAGGCTGTGCAGGATGTTCGTCAGGGTAATCATTTTCATGTACTCGCAGCAGGCGGTGCGGCTGACCGGAATGAATTCCTTGTCCGGCACGTCGTGTTGCAGGCGCGTGACCATGCCTGTTTCGGTCACGACGATAAACTGGTCTGCGCTGCTTTGCTGAGCGCGGTGCACCATGCCTTCGGTGGAGTACAGTTCCAGTTCAGGGTAAAGGGCCAGGATTTTACTGCTGCACCCGCATTCTGGGTGAATCAGCAGCTCCGCGTCCGGGTACTGCCTCTGCTGATGGGCGATGTCCTCGGGGCGAATGGCTTCGTGGACGTGGCAGGCGCCTTGCCAGACGTCCATGTGGCGTCCGGTGTGCCGCATGACGTGCGCGGCCAGGAAACGGTCCGGTGCGAACAGCACAGGCGCGTCTTTCGGAAGACTTTCCACGACAGCCACGGCGTTTCCGGACGTGCAGCAGTAGTCGGATTCGGCTTTCACATCGGCGGTGGTGTTCACATAAGTGACGACCAAGCCGCCGGGATGGTTCTCTTTCCAGGTGCGCAGGGCCTGGGCGGTAATGGTGTCCGCCAGCGAACAGCCGGCCCGCAGGTCGGGCAGCAGCACGGTCTTGTCGGGGTTCAGAATGGCGGCGGTTTCCGCCATGAAGTGAACGCCCGCAAATACGATCACGTCCGCAGCGGTGGCGGCGGCCTGCCGGGACAGGCCCAACGAGTCACCCACGTAATCTGCGATGGCCTGGACCTCCGGGCGCTGGTAATTGTGCGCCAGAATCACGGCGTTCTTCTCTTTTCGCAGTTGATTAATTTCGTCAATGGTGGCCTGGTCGTCTCCCATGACTTCCAATTGCAGCAGGTCACGGTTAGGTGTCTGGGCTGGGGGTACAACAGGGTGATAAGGGTTGCTCATGGGGTGTTCTCCGGAGTGAGGGGCAGGAAATTCAGGCTGATGTCGAGGGCAGGGGCGGAGTGCGTCAGTGCACCTACCGACACGAAGTCCACGCCGCTGGCGGCAATGACGGGCAGGCGCATGAGGGTCACGTTGCCACTGGTTTCCAGCGTGACATGCGGGGCCAGGTGGTTTCTGAGCTGCACCGCGTGCGTGAGCTGCTCGTCACTGAAGTTGTCCAGCATAACGCGCTCGGCTCCGGCATTCAGGGCTTCTTCCAGGCCACTCAAATCCGGGACTTCACACAGGACTTTGAGCAGGTAACCCGCCTCGCGCGCTTGCTGAACGGCGGCAGTAATGCCCCCGGCCGCCACGATGTGGTTGTCCTTGATCAGGATGCCGTCGTCCAGGCCGATACGGTGGTTCAGGCCCCCGCCGCAGCGCACGGCTTCTTTCTCCAGGTCGCGCCACAGTGGCGTGGTCTTGCGCGTGTCCAGGAGGCGCGTGTGCGACTCGCCCAGCGCGTTCACATAACGGCGCGTGGTGGTGGCGATCCCCGACAGGCGTTGCAGCAGATTCAGCGCCACGCGCTCCCCGGACAGGAGGCTGCGGGCAGGGCCGTGCACCGTGCCGAACCCCCCACGTTCACGCTGGTCGCCGTCTTTCGCCTCCCAGACAACGGTGACACGCTCGTCCAGCAGGGCGAAGACGCGGGCGGCGACAGCCAGGCCGCTCAGTACGCCCGGCTGTTTCAGCAGAAATTGTGCGCTGGCAGGCGTGTCCGCGCGAACGGTGCTCTGTGTGGTCACGTCACCACGGCCCAGGTCTTCGGCCAGGGCGGCTTGAATACGGTCATCCAGGGTCAACATAGGTTCCTCTTCAAGGGGGGAGCTGTACTGTTGGTGTGCGGCACGCTGTTCAGCACGGTTTCTTGCCCACTGCGGTGAATGATTGTGTGCATAGGCGCGGTTCCGTCCGGGAAATCCACGCGGGCATGGCCGCCCCGCGATTCTTGGCGGGCCAGTGCGGAGCGCAGCAAAAGCGGGGCCAGTTCCCGTAGATTGCCCGCCTCAAGGTTCGGTATGCTCGGTTCGGCCGTCACTTCGGGAGGCGGCAGGGCATCCAGGGCACTCAGGCCGGAGCGCAGCAGCGCCTCGCCCCGGATCAGACCTGCCGCCTGTCCCATGATCTGCCGTACTGCCTTTACCACCTGCCTATCAGCCACACCCACGGAAGTGGCTTCGCCCCAGTCCGGCGCAGGGTGAGGATCATCCAGCGCGGCATTTGCGGCGCGTTTCCCAAATACCAGTCCCTCAGACAGCGAGTTGCTGGCCAGGCGATTGGCGCCATGTAGCCCGGAAGAGGCCACCTCACCCGCCGCGTACAGACCGGGCAGGCTGGTTCGCCCATGCAGGTCGGTCTGCACGCCCCCAATGGTGTAATGCACGGCTGGCTCCACTGGAATGGGGTCGCGGCCCAGATGCAGCCCCAGTTCTGCCAGCGAGGCCGTGACCGTGGGGAAACGCCGCGCCAAAAAGGACTCGCCCAGATGACGTAAATCCAGGAAAACGTTGCCGGTACGTTCACGTTCCGCAGCGATGGCGCGGGCCACCACGTCTCGCGGGGCCAGTTCCAGCAGCGCGTCATAGCGCGACATGAAACGTTCCCCCATTGCATTCACTAGAAAAGCCCCCTCACCACGGGCCGCTTCTGTGACCAGCCGCGCCCGGTTCCCGGTGACGACGGCGGTGGGGTGAAATTGCACGAACTCCAGGTCGCGCAGAACCGCCCCCGCCCGGAAAGCCAGCGCCAGACCATCTCCCGTACCTTCCGGCGGTGCCGTTGTGACCGGGAATAACCCGCCGTAGCCGCCAGATGCCAGCAGCACCCCGCCTGCCCGAACCATCACCGGTTCTGTGGGGGTCAACAGGTCGGCGCCGACCACCCGCCCGTTGCGAACACGTAGATTGCGAACGAAAGTGCTTTCCAGTAAATGTAACCCCGCTGCACGGGCCTTTACCAGCTGTGTGCTCAGGGCGGAACTGATGGCCCAGCCCGTCGCGTCTCCGACATGGCGAATACGCGGCACACTGTGGCCCCCCTCCAGCGTCAGGTCCTGACCGAACGGCACGCCAGCTTTCCGCAGGCCATCCACCAGCTCCCGCGCCTCACGGACGAACACGTTCACGGTGGTCTTGTCGCACAGGCCGCGCCCGGCCCGCACCGTGTCGGCCGCGTGCACTGCGTCGTCCTGGCCGTTCACGGGCGCAGCAATCCCCCCTTGTGCCCAGCAGGTTGAACCGCCCCGCAAGGCCCCTTTGGTCACCAGCAGCACCCGCGCTCCCCGTGTTGTGGCGGTCAGGGCCGCGAATGCTCCGGCCACGCCGCTGCCTATGACCAGCAAATCCACCTCCACCTTCCGCATGAGGACAAGCGTACTGTCATCTTCCGGTCAGGCGCTGTGCGGTTGCTGCGGTGTCACCCACCCAGAGGCACCTCAAACTGCACAGCGCACCGTTATTTCGGACAGTCTGCCCTTGCCACGCCGCTGTCCCCGACTTGCACTGTGGGGTAACAGGATTTCCAAGAGATGTTTCATCAGCCTTCCAACCCTTCGGCGCCGAAAGAACTGCGCCGACAAGAAAAGGAAACAGTGTCACGGACGTGAAATCATCCTATACCCCTTAAAAAAAGAGCAGGGCAGGATGGTCACTGGGTACAAAAATCGGTGTCCCGAGGTACAGCGGTGCCGAGGCTAGCCGCGCGGACACCAGTCAGCCTTTGTCAGCCTTTCCCGTCACAGGCACGCCGCACAGATGTGGCAGCGGGCGGTCAAGCCGTTCTTTACCTGGAGAAGTGTGGACTCGTTCATAGAAATGCTGCTCAAGTACGTATGAAACGGCAACGGCTTGGGCTGCGTCAATCCGCTGGTTGATGACAACGCCCTGGCATCATTCGAGGCGCCCTTCATCTGACAAAAGTTGCCCTCTTGATCCCGGCCTGTGGTGCGGCGCACCCTGGGGCATGAACAGCGGCACGCCGCATTACGCGCTGGATCAGATGACCGAGGATGCCTGGCGGATGTTCCGCATCCTGGGCGAATTCAGCATCGGGTTTGACCGCATGGCCCACCAGCAGGTTTCGCTGGTCACGGTGTACGGCAGCGCCCGCACGCCGCTGACCGACAGGTACTACGGCCTGTCCGAGGAACTGGTGGTACGCGCCGGGTTCGGCGTGGTCACGGGCGGCGGCCCCGGCATCATGCAGGCCGCCATCTCTTTCGTCGGTGAGGCCCACTGGCGCGGCCTGGTGGAGTGGTTCAGCACGTCCCTCGTGCAAAACGGGGCCATCGCCCCGGACGGCCTGAACCTTTTCAAACTGATAGATGACGTGACCGCCATTCCCGCCGACGTCCTGAACTACCGCGACCCCGCGCAGGTGGACGGCTTCAAACGCCCCACCGCACTGGAACGGTGAAGGGCCGAGGGACTGGCCGGCAGGGGCGGCCAAGGGGAGCCGTTTACATCGCCAGGGCCGTAACCCGGCGGCGTTCCGGCAGGGCCGCCAGGAGCACGCTGGCCAGAATAAGAGCCGCCCCCGCTGCCTGGGGCGCACTGAGTCTGCTGTGCGCCACGAAGTAGTCGAGCATCAGGGCCGTGAAGGGGCTGAGCGGCCCCAGCAGGCTCACCTGCTGCACGGGCAGGACGGTCAACCCGCGTTGCCACAGAATGGCGGTCACGGCGGTGCCGATCAGGGTCAGGAAAGCCAGCGCCGCCCAGCCGGCAGCGTTCACGTGTCCCAGCGCAGCGAAGCTTCCCAGGCTCAGGGGCAGCAGCATGAGCCCGCCCATAACCAGCTCCCAGGCGGCCTGATCGGCAGGTTTCGCACCGGGCGGCAACCCCCAGCGTTTGAAGAGCACCACGCCCAGCGCGTTGACCAGCGCAAACCCCACGGCGTACAGAATGCCCAGAGGACTCAGTGTGACTTTGGCGGTCAGGCTG is a window encoding:
- the nadA gene encoding quinolinate synthase NadA; translated protein: MSNPYHPVVPPAQTPNRDLLQLEVMGDDQATIDEINQLRKEKNAVILAHNYQRPEVQAIADYVGDSLGLSRQAAATAADVIVFAGVHFMAETAAILNPDKTVLLPDLRAGCSLADTITAQALRTWKENHPGGLVVTYVNTTADVKAESDYCCTSGNAVAVVESLPKDAPVLFAPDRFLAAHVMRHTGRHMDVWQGACHVHEAIRPEDIAHQQRQYPDAELLIHPECGCSSKILALYPELELYSTEGMVHRAQQSSADQFIVVTETGMVTRLQHDVPDKEFIPVSRTACCEYMKMITLTNILHSLRTLTPRVTVPEDIRVRALRPIKRMVKLG
- the nadC gene encoding carboxylating nicotinate-nucleotide diphosphorylase — protein: MLTLDDRIQAALAEDLGRGDVTTQSTVRADTPASAQFLLKQPGVLSGLAVAARVFALLDERVTVVWEAKDGDQRERGGFGTVHGPARSLLSGERVALNLLQRLSGIATTTRRYVNALGESHTRLLDTRKTTPLWRDLEKEAVRCGGGLNHRIGLDDGILIKDNHIVAAGGITAAVQQAREAGYLLKVLCEVPDLSGLEEALNAGAERVMLDNFSDEQLTHAVQLRNHLAPHVTLETSGNVTLMRLPVIAASGVDFVSVGALTHSAPALDISLNFLPLTPENTP
- the nadB gene encoding L-aspartate oxidase, with product MRKVEVDLLVIGSGVAGAFAALTATTRGARVLLVTKGALRGGSTCWAQGGIAAPVNGQDDAVHAADTVRAGRGLCDKTTVNVFVREARELVDGLRKAGVPFGQDLTLEGGHSVPRIRHVGDATGWAISSALSTQLVKARAAGLHLLESTFVRNLRVRNGRVVGADLLTPTEPVMVRAGGVLLASGGYGGLFPVTTAPPEGTGDGLALAFRAGAVLRDLEFVQFHPTAVVTGNRARLVTEAARGEGAFLVNAMGERFMSRYDALLELAPRDVVARAIAAERERTGNVFLDLRHLGESFLARRFPTVTASLAELGLHLGRDPIPVEPAVHYTIGGVQTDLHGRTSLPGLYAAGEVASSGLHGANRLASNSLSEGLVFGKRAANAALDDPHPAPDWGEATSVGVADRQVVKAVRQIMGQAAGLIRGEALLRSGLSALDALPPPEVTAEPSIPNLEAGNLRELAPLLLRSALARQESRGGHARVDFPDGTAPMHTIIHRSGQETVLNSVPHTNSTAPPLKRNLC
- a CDS encoding EamA family transporter; this translates as MNPVMLLTALAPLVWGSTYLITTTYLNELPAPLLGTLRILPAGFLLLILFPRRLPPRGWWGRVAILGLLRQGLFFVLLYAAALHLPGGVAATIGGSTAMLVVLLAWPLLRQRPSARNLALAAAGLLGVALISLTAKVTLSPLGILYAVGFALVNALGVVLFKRWGLPPGAKPADQAAWELVMGGLMLLPLSLGSFAALGHVNAAGWAALAFLTLIGTAVTAILWQRGLTVLPVQQVSLLGPLSPFTALMLDYFVAHSRLSAPQAAGAALILASVLLAALPERRRVTALAM